The following are encoded in a window of Pseudalgibacter alginicilyticus genomic DNA:
- a CDS encoding glycosyltransferase, whose protein sequence is MLAIIIPYYKLTFFEATLQSLANQTNKQFTVYIGDDASPENPRDLLKKYKEAFPYHYKRFDSNLGGISLVNQWERCLEMVNDTEWVMILGDDDTISNNFVEAFYHHLDEINQFKVNVIRYATVVVNAKGDPISKKYEHPKLETAIDFLTRKFKGGTRSSLSEYVFKKEKVDTIKFKNFPLAWSSDTLAVVEFSENKNIFTINEAFMYFRLSDINITGQTDSIEKNEAWFKFYVYLLEHYGKQYSKELVNTLFDRLEKVQCNNKKTPKRWLKLFCLYIQFLQFSRFLSLFVKVKKSIT, encoded by the coding sequence ATGTTAGCTATAATTATCCCTTATTATAAACTTACTTTTTTTGAAGCTACCTTACAGTCTTTAGCAAACCAAACCAATAAGCAATTTACTGTTTATATTGGTGATGATGCGAGTCCTGAAAATCCAAGGGATTTACTTAAAAAATACAAAGAAGCCTTTCCTTATCATTATAAAAGATTTGATTCCAATTTAGGGGGCATATCTCTTGTTAATCAATGGGAACGTTGTTTGGAAATGGTAAACGATACAGAATGGGTTATGATTCTTGGAGATGACGATACTATTAGCAATAATTTTGTAGAAGCTTTTTATCATCATTTAGATGAAATAAATCAATTTAAAGTTAATGTTATTAGGTATGCTACAGTGGTAGTTAATGCTAAGGGCGACCCAATTTCTAAAAAATATGAACATCCTAAGCTTGAAACGGCTATTGATTTTTTAACACGAAAATTTAAAGGGGGTACCAGAAGTTCGTTAAGTGAATATGTTTTTAAAAAAGAAAAAGTAGATACGATTAAATTTAAAAACTTCCCACTAGCATGGTCTAGCGATACGCTTGCTGTGGTTGAGTTTTCAGAAAATAAAAATATTTTTACCATTAATGAAGCATTCATGTACTTCAGGTTAAGTGATATAAATATTACCGGTCAAACAGATTCCATTGAAAAAAACGAAGCTTGGTTTAAATTCTATGTTTATTTACTTGAGCATTATGGAAAACAGTATTCTAAAGAGTTAGTTAACACATTGTTTGATAGGCTTGAAAAAGTACAGTGTAATAATAAAAAAACACCAAAACGATGGTTAAAACTGTTTTGTTTGTACATTCAGTTTCTTCAGTTTTCACGGTTTTTGTCGTTATTTGTAAAGGTTAAAAAAAGCATTACATGA
- a CDS encoding glycosyltransferase family 2 protein codes for MTPLISVIIPCYNQSEFLEETLLSVYNQTYNNWECIIVNDGSTDDSETIAENWVLKDNRFSYFYKSNSGVSNTRNYALDRVKGNYIQFLDADDVINNKKLEISVGLLDNSSAKNEKIVISNFRMFSENQSKSTKPYCVLTNDLFTYDNLLYKWNETFSIPIHCGFFKASLFEEIRFPENLTAQEDWIVWIALFKNGSKAIFIDKPLALYRQNLKGRTSTKSLHDDQIKAYKYLKTFLNEDEFYKLSIVLISRYYRTQEEIKRRLRKVKSSKPYQTGLMIKKVLKKTGLLKISKSVFPFFLKFKAKD; via the coding sequence ATGACTCCATTAATATCAGTAATAATCCCCTGTTATAATCAAAGTGAATTTTTAGAAGAAACTTTACTTTCGGTTTATAATCAAACCTATAATAACTGGGAATGTATTATTGTAAATGATGGAAGCACTGATGATTCGGAAACCATTGCTGAAAATTGGGTGTTAAAAGATAATAGATTTAGCTATTTTTATAAGTCAAATAGTGGGGTTAGTAATACCAGAAATTATGCCCTAGATAGAGTAAAAGGTAATTATATACAGTTTTTAGATGCCGACGATGTTATAAATAATAAGAAGTTAGAAATATCAGTGGGTTTATTGGATAATTCGAGTGCTAAAAATGAAAAAATAGTTATTTCAAATTTCAGGATGTTTTCTGAAAATCAAAGTAAAAGCACAAAACCCTATTGTGTTTTAACTAATGATTTATTTACTTATGATAATTTGCTCTATAAATGGAATGAAACATTTTCAATACCTATTCATTGTGGTTTTTTCAAGGCAAGCCTTTTTGAAGAGATTAGATTTCCTGAAAACTTAACAGCTCAGGAAGATTGGATTGTATGGATAGCATTATTTAAAAATGGTAGTAAAGCTATTTTTATAGATAAACCACTAGCTTTATACCGACAGAATTTAAAAGGAAGAACAAGCACTAAAAGTTTGCATGATGACCAAATAAAGGCTTATAAATATTTAAAAACATTCCTAAACGAAGATGAGTTTTATAAATTGTCAATTGTATTAATTTCTAGATATTATAGAACACAAGAAGAAATTAAAAGAAGGCTAAGGAAAGTTAAGTCTTCAAAACCATATCAAACAGGTTTAATGATTAAAAAAGTGCTCAAAAAAACGGGGTTGTTAAAAATATCTAAAAGTGTGTTTCCATTCTTTTTAAAATTTAAAGCTAAAGATTAA